In the Bacteroidales bacterium genome, ATTCAGAACATTTAATTCCTGGAATAAGGACCACTGCGGAACTGAGCTATCTGACCGAACAGGCGCTCGATTTTTACGGATTTAACGGGTATGAGGCTGTCTTTAACAGTGCTTTGATGGATGATAAAAGTGACAGCTATATTTCGCGAATGTTTTACCGCATGGGCAGGAAACAGTTGCGGGCCAAGTTTGACCTGCAGGGGCCGCTGGGAACAGACAAGCTGCGCTGGCTGGCCGGAATCGAATACAGCCATTTGAAACTTGGTACGGTTGATATTGACAAGCTGAATAAAGGCAAAGATCCCGATGAAATGCTGCCTGATACTGCCCTTTTGTACGACCGTTATGTTGAAGCCGGCCTCATACCTGCAGATCAGGCCAAAGGCGGTAATAACACGTTGCTGAAAGCCGGAATTGTTTATGATACCCGGGATCATGAGCGCGGGCCTATGAAGGGAATATGGACTGAAGCTCAGTTGCTTATGGCGCCATCGTTTCTCGGGAACGGAGATAATGCTTACATTCGCCTGATACTTACCCACAGGCAATATTTTACCCTCGTGCCCAAGGTGCTTTCTTTTGCTTACCGTTTAAGTTATCAGGGGAAACTTGCCGGAACCATACCGTTTTATATGCTTCCGTTTGCTTACAATACAGCACCTGATTATACACGTGATGGTTTTGGCGGAAACAAAACGATACGGGGAGTAATGCGAAACCGGGTAGTAGGGGATGGCGTTGCCTTTGGAAATCTTGAGCTTCGCTGGAAGTTCCTGCGCACTGTATGGCTGAACCAGAATATTTACCTGGCCTTAAGCGCATTTTATGATGGAGGAATGGTGGTAAACAAGTACAAGCTGGCTGCCGAACCTCCCGCTGAGTTACAGCCGTTTTTTTCCAACAAAAAAGAAAGTCTGCACAGTGGATTAGGAGGAGGGTTTCACATTGCTCTCAACGAGAATTTCATTGTGGCGGCCGATGTTGCGCACGCAGTTAATCCTGAAGACGGTAAAATGGGAATTTATATCGGGCTGAACTGGTTGTTCTGAAACAG is a window encoding:
- a CDS encoding BamA/TamA family outer membrane protein, translated to MKNLTSLLLCLGFLMNFAMASAQDDSIPAKKSTIKKGWTFGAVPAITYNSDLGFQYGIVTEFYYYGDGSTYPRYLHDFYLEWSRYTKGSGINMLQYDSEHLIPGIRTTAELSYLTEQALDFYGFNGYEAVFNSALMDDKSDSYISRMFYRMGRKQLRAKFDLQGPLGTDKLRWLAGIEYSHLKLGTVDIDKLNKGKDPDEMLPDTALLYDRYVEAGLIPADQAKGGNNTLLKAGIVYDTRDHERGPMKGIWTEAQLLMAPSFLGNGDNAYIRLILTHRQYFTLVPKVLSFAYRLSYQGKLAGTIPFYMLPFAYNTAPDYTRDGFGGNKTIRGVMRNRVVGDGVAFGNLELRWKFLRTVWLNQNIYLALSAFYDGGMVVNKYKLAAEPPAELQPFFSNKKESLHSGLGGGFHIALNENFIVAADVAHAVNPEDGKMGIYIGLNWLF